A window of Candidatus Bathyarchaeia archaeon genomic DNA:
TAGGAAGCCTAGAGATAGATGAAGGCGCTGTTCCATCGGAGACTGAAGTTATAAGCTCGATTGTTGGCAGAAAAATAGCCTACAAAAACTATGAGAAACACTTCGACTTGGGCGATGTTGTCACGGTGACAGTTCCAAAAATTGAGGGGGGCAAGATCACAGGCAAGAAAACCGTGAACTTAGTTGTTGGAGCCATCCTCAAGGAGTATGGCGGCGCATTAATCGTTGACCCGGACTCAACCATTTTTATATGTCTGGAGGCTGGCAAAAGGCTTCTTGGAATGGAGCGGTGGTCTGGGATTCTTGTTTTGGCCGACAGTCCCGCCAACGTCAAGCCTATAGTCTCCGTCTTGCGGCAGCATTACGAGGATAAAGCCCAAATAATTGCCTTCAACTCCATAGCCGAAGCTGTCTCCAGCGTAACCGGAGCAATAAACTTCATAAACTTTTCAACTTCGCTTTCAGCCTTCGCCGTGGCCATTGCCGGCGTGGCTGCCACAATGATAACCTCAGTAATGGAGCGCACCAGAGAAATCGGCGTGATGAAGGCCATCGGCTACACTAATGGGCAGATTCTGCTGCTAATTCTCATGGAATCCATTGTAATGAGTCTCGTGGGCGGGGCCGCCGGAATTTCCTTAGGCGTTATTGGTGCCTACATTCTTTCGTCAAGGGGCTTTAGGATAGGCGGAATAGGTGAAAGCGGCATAGTTCTACAGTTAAGCCCGCTCATAACGCCGACCCTCATAACCCAAACATTAACCCTAACAATTCTGATAGGATTGGTTGGCGGTGTCCTCCCAGCCTACAGAGCCTCAAAAATACCACCTGTGGTCGCCCTAAGATATGAATAATAGGCGAGGGCTTAGATCTGCATTAGGAAGGTTTCAAGGAAAACTGCGACGAAGTATGCTGTGAAGGCTGTTAGGAGGCTTGTCGTCCATGGGAATTCCGTTGCCAAGCGGATGGCAATACCGCACAGCACTACGCTCCAAACAAGTATGACCATCTGCAAAACACTGTAAACCCTATTTACAAGCCAAGTTTCCTCCAAGATTTTGTTGTAGGCAATTTCTGCTTCGCCCTTAACGCCCCCAATGTATTCGAGAGGATACTTTAATGTTGGCAGTGCTGAGAAGGTTGCTGCGCTAGCCACAGCCTGTACGAACATGGTTATTAACGTGAAACCTGCCAGAACTAGGCTGACACGCCAGATCGTTTTAGCCTTAAACAGCCTAGTGAGAAGATAAATCATTCCGCCGAGCAAGAACCACCTCAAGGAAAATTGCATGAAGGAATTGACTGCATACAGGGCTATGTAGGTGGTGGCTTCTTCGGCGTAGGGCTTATAAACACCACCAAAGAATAGACCATCCAAGAGAACTCTAATATTTGCGGTTTGGTTCCACGCCATTTCCAGCCTTAAGCCCGTCACGTTTCCCCAGTCTATATCGCCAAGACGCTCCAAATCTGCAAGGGTAATCGTCAAATTATTCCAAACATTAGGGGCAGCGCTGGAAAACTTGCCAGTTATATCTAGATGAGAACTTGCAGCGCCAGAGTAAATGCATAGTGAGGCGTTTTGAGGCGCATAATTTGGGCTTGTCCACTTCACCCTCAAATAGATCCTTGTGTAGCCTCCTTGAGAGCAGTTCACGCTTCCAATGTTTTGGAGTTCCATAGCTATCTTGTCGCTTTGCTCAACGGAAAATTCTATGCTTCTGTTTCCATAGTAGTTGCCAGCAATGTAATCCGTAGAATTTTCAACGCACTGGGCGCCATTGAGGGGACGCCAAAAAGCCTTGTCCTCAGTCCACAAG
This region includes:
- a CDS encoding FtsX-like permease family protein; translated protein: MFMDFIRLSLKALSERRVRAALTITGIAIGPLVLVMMSSVVGSYSNYIEQRITSLGQNAIAIFPTENYRLDEEDLNYIRTIEAVRRAEPFYNTQGVVKRGTEDVKIAMFAVDYRLLFEAIGSLEIDEGAVPSETEVISSIVGRKIAYKNYEKHFDLGDVVTVTVPKIEGGKITGKKTVNLVVGAILKEYGGALIVDPDSTIFICLEAGKRLLGMERWSGILVLADSPANVKPIVSVLRQHYEDKAQIIAFNSIAEAVSSVTGAINFINFSTSLSAFAVAIAGVAATMITSVMERTREIGVMKAIGYTNGQILLLILMESIVMSLVGGAAGISLGVIGAYILSSRGFRIGGIGESGIVLQLSPLITPTLITQTLTLTILIGLVGGVLPAYRASKIPPVVALRYE